cataaccatctttgattaacgagctagtcaagtagaggcatactagggacactctgttttgtctatgtattcacacatgtactaagtttccagttaatacacttctagcatgaataataaacatttatcatgatataaggaaatataaataacaactttattattgcctctagggcatattccttcaattggctcgctccattgttccggagaacggagtcttagccatcttgcccccgaggcatggtttgcaaacatcaagtgattcataatcaagtgatttcaaaatcccatcagcatggagtttcttcatgcgctttacaccaatatgacctaaacggcagtgccacaaatatgttgcactatcattattaactttgcatcttttggcatcaatattatgaatatgtgtatcactgcgatcgagattcagtaaactgCTTATATTGGAtgtaagaccatagaaggttttattcatgtaaacagaacaacaatttaTTCTTGACTTAAattccaatcatattcatgctcaacacaaccaccaaataacatttatttaggtccaatactaatcccgaaggtagagggagtatgcgatggtgatcttatcaaccttggaatcacttccaacacacatcgtcacctcgccctcaactagtctctgttcattttgtaactcctgtttcgagttactaatcatagcaactgaaccagtatcaaatacccaggggctactatgaacactagtaaagtacacatcaataacatgtatatcatatatacttttgttcactttgccatccttcttatccgccaagtatttggggcagttccgcttccagtgaccatttcctttgcagtagaagcactcagtttcaggcttgggtctagctttgcgcttcttcatgggagtggcaacttgcttgccattcttcttgaagttccctttctttcccttgcaattttacttgaaactagtggtcttgtcaaccattaACACTTGATACTTttattgatttctaccttcgccaatttcagcattgcgaagagctcgggagtcgttttcttcatcccttgcatattataattcatcatgaagttccagtaacttggtgataatgactagagaactctgtcaatcactatcttatctggaaaattaactcccacttgattcaagcgattgtagtactcatacattctgagcacatgctcattggttgagctattctcctccatcttgtaggcaaaatacttgtcagaggtctcatacctctcgactcaggcatgagtctgaaataccaatttcaactcttggaacatcttatatgctccttgctgttcaaaacatttttgaagtcccggttctaagctgtaaagcattgtgcactaaactatcaagtagtcatcatacggagcttgtcaaacgttcataacgtctgcatctgctcctgcaatagttctgtcacctagcggtgcatcaagaacataattcctctgtgcagcaataaggataatcctcatatcacggacctagtccccatcattgctactatcatctttcaacttaattttctctaggaacataaagaaaaacgaggaagctatacgcgagctattgatctacaacatagatatgcaaatactatcaggactaagttcatgataaattaaagttcaattaatcatattacttaagaactcccacttagatagacatccctctagtcatctaaatgatcacgtgatccatatcaactaaaccttgtccgatcatcacgtggtgtctcggcatgatgaactgtagcaacggtgcatactcagggagaacacttataccttgaaatttagtgaggaatcatcttataatgctaccgccgtactaagcaaaataagatgcataaaggataaacatcacatgcaatcaaaatatgtgacatgatatggccatcatcatcttgtgcctttgatctccatctccaaagcaccgtcatgatctccatcgtcaccggcttgacaccttgatctccatcgtagcatcgttgtcgtctcgccaactattgcttccacgactatcgctaccgcttagtgataaagtaaagcaattacatggcaattgcatttcatacaataaagcgacaatcataaggctcctaccagttgccgataacatttacaaaacatgatcatctcatacaacaattaatatctcatcacgtcttgaccatatcacatgacaacatgccctgcaaaaacaaattagacgtcctctactttgttgttgcaagttttacgtggctgctacgggcttctagcaagaaccgttcttacctacgcatcaaaaccacaacgatttttcgtcaagtgtgttgttttaaccttcaacaaggaccggccgtagtcaaactcgattcaactaaagttggagaaacagacacccgccagccacctgtgtgcgaagcacgtcggtagaaccagtctcatgaatgcggtcatgtaatgtcggtccaggccgcttcatccaacaataccgccgaatcaaagtaagtcgttggtggtaagcagtatgactattatcgcccacaactcattgtgttctactcgtgcatataacatctacgtaTTTTTCAGTTTTATCAGTTGGTGTTACCTCATTCATTATTACTAAACCACATCAGTGGTTACGTCTTGTAGAAAACTACCTTGAGCATGTTTAGAACATGATGTGTCAATGTGTCATATTCATGCaatttgtttgcttgttttgcaGCTGAAAAAGCATGTGGTAACaatcgatggctataaggaaggCCTGTCAGCAACATATTAGCGTAAGAATATGTGGCAGTGCAAGAGCATTTCAGCTATACTCCCAGGTTTGAATGCAATTGTGTTCTCACTAACTTATTTAATATAATTTTACCACACCTTGTACTTGACTTCAATTATTTCCTTCGATGGTCCATGCCCAACGTCTCTTGATCACTCAGTTCTGATTGTGCTATATGGGTCTTAAGGTGGCAGTAATTACTGTATTTTGAAAAAATCTTGGGGGTAATATGGGTCCGAAACACTGGCACGTGTCAGGTATCTATGGTACAAAACTTGATGGCATCGTTCCCTACATCATTGCTTGAAGTCTTATTTGAGGTTTCATCATGTTTTTGTGATTTAGAAGCTGACCTGCCTGAAAGCTTGATAAGGTTACACTTGACACATGCTCTAGAATTATTTTCCTTCCATCTTTATTTTTGTTCATTCCCATTTCAGCTTCTGTACGTACAGACTATGATATAGCTTTGTAAGTTAATCGGGTTACCAACGCGTAAACATATACGAAATCAGATAAATGCTTTGTATCGTGATGATTATTAGATTTCTTTTAGCCCTTTTACCTGAAACCAGAAAAATACTTTGTATCGTGACGATTATTGGATTTCTTTTAGCCCTTTTATCTTAAACCAGATAAATACTTTGTATCGTGACGATTATTGGATTTCAAGATCTTTTAGCCCTTTTACATAATCTTCTACTTCTGCACATATATAAATCGCTGTAGTCACATATCATCTTCTATTTTCTATTATCCATGATAAGAAGCTATATAATGTTAATCCGAATTAGTACTAATATATAATTTTAGTAGTCCACATAACCAAAATTAGTACTAATATATATTTTATTATGCAGATATAGAGTTGGCTTTCGTAGAATAAAATAAGATTCAAGAGGTAAGGATCTTGAACAAAGCAATTGCACTGTAAGGCAGCTTATACTTCTTTTTCCTGGCTACACTCCGAAGACAAGACTGCAGTACATGCCCATATTACTACATTATTAAATAATAATTGCTGATTTTGTTTAAATAAGAGTATTTTTCCTGCAATTACTCTATGCAGCAACCTAACTACTATAGTGTCTCACTTTTGAGAATAGAATTTGAGCGCCATCAAACATTGTGTATTGATTTGATTTATATATTTTTGCAACATTTATTTGTACTCTACACTATGTAAATCTCACATGTTTTACAATTGAgacgtgcgttgcacgtgcacACTAACTAGTGGTAAAAAAGAGAGAAAGTTGCACCATCGTATCTGTGATTAGGAGGAGGAGGAATAAATTAACTCATGCATGGGTAAAAGACGTTTGCACCCATCGACAATAATCTTTATTTTTTGCGAGTGCAATAGGCAATAATCAACTACTAATTTTATGTCAGGAACTAAATTACATTATGTTTGCACATATGCTAAATTTGCGTATATTTACCATTAAACACACAACATTGATGTAATTTTTATGACTTCGGATTATACTTCCATGTGTTTGTTGGCGAAAGTTTGTCCATAAAATAAACACTATCAATCAGATCAACTTACTCCAAATCATAGTCATGTCCTAATCTCTACATCGTGGTCTCAAATGACGCCTCTTTCTTTTGTCATCGGTGGTTGTTGTCCCATGACATAGTTCCTCGATCTACCAACCATGACAGAATTGGTATTTTTTCCCCGTTGCAACGCATGAGCATTTGCACTAGTGAGGCTAACTGCATCGCTTGGATACATAGCAGTTCGCGTCTGGGCCAACTCACTGGCAGACATCAAAACGACTTGTGTTTGTAATCCGCTAgtaaaaatccaaaaaaagtAGCGCGCTagtaaaaatccaaaaaaaataaCGACGCGCTTAATGATTGACCTCACACGACCTCAGTGTCCAGACCACGTGATGATAGCCACTCGAACAAACATGCATCCTAGTGACCGATAACCAGCGCGAATATTTCAGAACGTACTGCAGCGTCAGAATCGAAACATTTTCTGTTTTTTCTAAACTTAATTGAAGATTGTTAACAATTATGAAATGCTGAATATTTTTGGAAACATTAACAATTTAAAATCCTGAAGAATTATTTCAAATGCAAACAATTTTTCAACATTCCATACATTTTTAAAACGGGagcattttttgaaattcctTAACATTAAAATAAATATAAATTTTAATAAAACAAGATCATTTTTAAAATtagtgaacaatttttgaaaaccGGTACATGTTCTGAACATTCTTTTTTATAGGAAACGTGAACATTATTTTTTATATGCGAACCTTTTTTTTGAATTAGTGAACATCTCACTAAAAcacaaatattttttgaatttacaacattttttcaaacgcgaacattttctaaaatctCAAACAATTTTAATAACATATTTTTCTGAAACAATGGTaacattttttgattttttttaaaattcagAACGAGAACAAATTGAAAGTTCCGAATATTTTTTCAAACCGGAACAAAAATTTGGAATcctgaatattttttgaaaattgTAGAAAAATAAAGTTCTAAATATTTTACGAAAATTTTGAacgaaataaataaataaagttaaacttgtaatgaaaaaaaaagaaaaagaaacaggaaacaaaaagagaaaaggaacagaaaaagaaaaatagaaacgTAACACAGTAAAAACGGAAACAGGCTAGCCCAGTAGTGGCCCTGTGCGAAGCCCTAACTATTTTCCGCGCCGTGCAGGAAATATGGTTCCCCCTGCTCATAGCGGCAAATGGACGTTAAATCGCACGGCGTGCACCGTATGGgccaggccaatttttttacttCATTTTAATGTCTATTATTAACATGTACACATGAATGTTTCTTAAAAAAACATGTAACATGAatattttttggaaaaaatgtttaTGTAAATACTGTATGTTCACatatttaagaaaatgttcaagCAATTTAATATATGTTCATATATTTAAAAAATGCTCACTCAACTAAGAAAGTATTCTTGAACTAAAAAGGGTTCATGCAttttaagaaaaataaaaataaaattgttCACACCTTTTACAAAAAAAATACTGTGTAATTCTAAAACTTtgtcaaatattttcaaaatgtTCTATAAAAAGTGTTGATGTCTTTGGACAAAATGGTTCGTGTAATTTTAAAAAGTGTTTGTGTATTTAGCTAGTAATTCATCATGCGGCAAATATTAGCCACCAACACCTTAGTCCTTTATCCCCCTTAGGCCATGTTAACTCAGGAGAGACTCAACATTTTCTTTTAGGAATTTGTTGATCTTAAATATTCTTTTAACATGAATTGTTTCATCTGGTAGCATAGTGATATTGACAACAAAAAAGGTATGATAGCGATAAGTCTGACGATAATACTGTTTTCTTTTTTGCCAGCAGGAGCTTTAACAGCAAGCAGAACACTGTATGCAATGTCTATACCAGTACCCATATGAGCAACACCATTGTTAAAACTATTTAATGGTACAATTGAAGTGTCCTGGACAGATAGTTGGGAGGAGTTAAGTAGACCTTTTTTTCTTATATAATcaaattaaaaaaatcaaaacagTTCAGCGGCAGGTTGGCAGTTCAAAACAAGTGAGCAGCAGCAGAAACATCATAGGCCTTCCGGAGGTCAGGTTAGTCCATCTTGAGAACAGGCCGTTTCAGATTCAACTCAAGCTGGGAGCGCAAGTTTTGCACGAAATCGCCCTTGTAGTTGCCACCCTCGAGCAGAACTTCCTTGAGGCTTCCCAGAAATGCTAGCCCAGAAAACGAAACACCGGGGGCTTCTTCAAACTGATCACCATTTTCTTCCGAAACGACTTCTTCCTTGGGCTGATCATAGTACTGCAGCAGCTCAAGCTTAGGGGCTGCTCCCTTGTCAAAACGCACAGATTTTAGATTACCTGGGGAACTCAGCTCCAGGACCATTAGGGTCTGGAATGCACCCTGCTGGAAATGAAGATGGACCTCTTTGCCCTCGAACGACTCTTTTCGTAGACGCAGGATGGCTAGGTTCGGTAGACTCCCAAGGATCTGTATGGCGGCATCATGTTTCTCAATCCTGGAACTCCGCAGCTTGAGCTTGGCCAGATTTTTTAGCCCACCGTTGATCCATGCCGGCAATTCGACCAGGTTACCATACAGCTTCAGACTCACTAGGTTTTCCAGAGGTGAGGAGAGGCCATCCAAGCAGCCAGATAAACCCGGCTTACCCTCCGACTGCACCAGCAGCGTCTCTAGGCTGCTGAGGTTAGCCAGTGCTGAACATAGCTCTCCGCCGTTGCTCTTGTCCACGCCAGTCACTCCCAGCTTGCGCAGCCCGGTGAGACTAGCCAACTCTCGCAGGGTGGCCTTCCTCCTTGAGACGTTCACGACACCCAGTGTCTGCAAAGCTTTGAACCTGTGGATCCCTCTGGGCATCTCAACGCCACGTGAGCACCGGCGTGTCGCCAGCATCGGCAGAAAGGAGCAGCAGCACGCAGTGCAGACGTCGCGCCTGTTTGTGTCCCCGTCAATGCCCATGCAACCCTTCAGGAGGTGTGGCGCGCAGCATGCCACGCAGAACCCCACTGAGGAGCAGGTCAGGATGCATAGCTTGTTCCTCGTCAGCTTCGGGACCTCATTTGGATACTCTTGATAGACAGGTTCATCGTTGTTCCCGACGCCCCTGGCATGAACGTGCTGTAGCTTCCTGAGCTTGATGATGTTCTTTGGCAGCTTGATTATGTTTGTGCCTGTGATATCTAGTGTTTGGAGCTGCCTCAGGTTACCCAAAGAACCTGGCAGGTGATAAATTCCATGACATCCTCTCAGGGAAAGGTATCTCAGGTGGAAAAGCTTCCCAATGTGCTCAAGATGATGATCAACCAGACCTGAAGTGCTTTCCAAGTCCAGCACCCGAAGCAACCTCATCTTGTCAGAAATGAAGAATGACCTCCACTTCCCAAAAATTGTTATGGATCTGACTCGAGACAAGTCAATTGTACTCTCAAATTCACTCTCATCTCCTTTCCAGTTATTGCTTACAGAGAGGTGACGTATTGTGCCCTGGCTGTTTGAGGTACAACCTTCCTCCAATCTGAAAACAAGATTTTCTTCCATTGACTTTGAGATGCCAATTTCACGAATAACATCATGGAGTTGGCAAGAGTCAACCACTTTTCTACTATGGCTTGAACTCCGGGATGGCAGGATCATGCTCCTGCTTATGAGGTCCATGAAGTAGCTTTCTGCTATTTCAGAGGAAGACTTGCCGCGCACCGGTCTCGAGTAACCCTCGGCGATCCAACGCCGCACCAAACGTGTTAGACTAATTTTGTAGCCTTCAGGAAATATTGCCAGATACAAGAAACAAGCCTTGAGATGATAGGGTAAACCATCATAGCTTTTGAGAAGCACTGTTCTTATGGTGTCAAGCTCTGTATTCATTTCCAACTCACTACTAAGATTCTCATTCAGTTTTCTCCACTCCATGACAGTTTTTGGTTGGTTTGCCAAGAAGCCGCCTATGGCGACTATTGCAAGAGGAAGACCACTGCACTTTTTCAAGATCTGTTCTGCTTGTTCAACCAACTCAGGGTACTGCAGATGCAAACATTCATTTTCCTTGAATACCTGAAATTTGTATACACAAAATCCTTATCACCAAATTTTTAGCGGTGCACATCTGATCATGCAGCAATTCATAGTATATACAACACTGGTTAGGTGGATAAGACAGAGTAAAGTCTACCCTGTGGATAATATATATGAAATTGGAAGCTGAAAATAAGATAAAAATTAGCAATTTGGTTTCCATAAGACTACAGAATGTCCAAAATGGCTAGATTTTGAACTAAAAGGTATGTAAATAATAGCATGTGATCTATGAAATGAAATTCAAACAAAATAACTGAAATGTGGAACACAAATAAGTCTGGTTGATGGataaaattcaaacaaaaattaACCGTGAAAGCCAAGAAAATGATAGCACTTTGATTTCTATTCGATGACATGAAATACATAGTGACGGAGGACCAGTAAGCAACAT
This sequence is a window from Aegilops tauschii subsp. strangulata cultivar AL8/78 chromosome 7, Aet v6.0, whole genome shotgun sequence. Protein-coding genes within it:
- the LOC109770881 gene encoding disease resistance protein Pik-2, which produces MEATVLSVGKSVVNGAVSYAQSAVAEEVALQLGVQRDQAFIRDELEMMQSFLMVAHDDRDDNKVVKTWVKQVRDLGYDVEDCLQDFAVHLEKPSYWWHILRTLLDRRHVAVQMKDLRAKVEDVSQRNLRYHLIKGPAAGSKSVATAAEQYAAGSKASATMYGVDEARRAMKPRVDLAQLISKEQGKDLRVIAVWGTCGVLGQVSVIRKVYDDSDKFDCRAWVKLTHPFDPIMFMQSIMRQFYGYSSISESAAEGQSCPECASATGAEVLKKMLMMKQKDLVDKFTEYVNKKSYLIVLNNLCSIEDWDWIRTYFPASSNGNRIIVATQQVEVASLCVGRKYRVSELKQLSTDQTLYVFYHKSPQGGSDPMEPESSSNTTAIVTTNRTNSLVPTSEIPAGDQAKDATTGQNAVMRSLSRILSRTALLKESEVVGRVTEKIDILQLIVDPVNKEVQVISVWGMGGIGKTALVKDICESQELSDTFKKRACVTIMRPFNQVQFLRSLIMQLVVTETSEENGTVCSLGKVRKTLPWSVEKLEAELGSLLEEKRWLIVLDDLSSTTELDIIMKSLPCTENASRIIVTTREENIANHCSKKVENVYKLKGLTKKNALVVFTKKVFKENECLHLQYPELVEQAEQILKKCSGLPLAIVAIGGFLANQPKTVMEWRKLNENLSSELEMNTELDTIRTVLLKSYDGLPYHLKACFLYLAIFPEGYKISLTRLVRRWIAEGYSRPVRGKSSSEIAESYFMDLISRSMILPSRSSSHSRKVVDSCQLHDVIREIGISKSMEENLVFRLEEGCTSNSQGTIRHLSVSNNWKGDESEFESTIDLSRVRSITIFGKWRSFFISDKMRLLRVLDLESTSGLVDHHLEHIGKLFHLRYLSLRGCHGIYHLPGSLGNLRQLQTLDITGTNIIKLPKNIIKLRKLQHVHARGVGNNDEPVYQEYPNEVPKLTRNKLCILTCSSVGFCVACCAPHLLKGCMGIDGDTNRRDVCTACCCSFLPMLATRRCSRGVEMPRGIHRFKALQTLGVVNVSRRKATLRELASLTGLRKLGVTGVDKSNGGELCSALANLSSLETLLVQSEGKPGLSGCLDGLSSPLENLVSLKLYGNLVELPAWINGGLKNLAKLKLRSSRIEKHDAAIQILGSLPNLAILRLRKESFEGKEVHLHFQQGAFQTLMVLELSSPGNLKSVRFDKGAAPKLELLQYYDQPKEEVVSEENGDQFEEAPGVSFSGLAFLGSLKEVLLEGGNYKGDFVQNLRSQLELNLKRPVLKMD